A DNA window from Onthophagus taurus isolate NC chromosome 1, IU_Otau_3.0, whole genome shotgun sequence contains the following coding sequences:
- the LOC111422430 gene encoding luciferin 4-monooxygenase-like translates to MDQINVDVLFGELTHLLSITEPKIIFTSKKVLNSFLEQKQIINSIEKIIVLDSKTNIEGTETMMEFINKHCEPDFDENKFKPVDVDPLNHVATVLCSSGTTGLPKGVMITHDNIATRHNQLTDTRLSELNHETLCACLPFFHSFGFMMIASGIPKRSTFVIMQRFDEEVFLKAINDFKINVIYIVPPIANFLARSPLPLNYNLKSLEEILVGAAPLSQEIEAKLFERNPTIKNLRQGYGLTEGTITLTLMRTKERKLGSSGKLVPSVSGCVKDIKTGELLGPNQVGELCFKGKMVTKGYYKNPEATKLAYKDGWLHTGDIGYFDEEGFIFIVDRLKELIKYKAFQVPPAEIEGILLTHPGIKDVGVVGKPDAIAGELPTAFVVRNPGKEVSEQEIVDFVAREVSKPKQLHGGVYFVDSIPKTASGKIMRRVLKEMLINKIE, encoded by the exons ATGGATCAAATAAACGTTGATGTGCTTTTTG GAGAATTAACTCATTTATTATCGATAACagaaccaaaaataatttttacctctaaaaaagtgttaaattcGTTCCtcgaacaaaaacaaattataaattcaatcgaaaaaattattgttttggattcaaaaacaaatattgaagGAACCGAAACGATGAtggaatttataaataaacattgcgAACCggattttgatgaaaataagtttaaaccGGTTGATGTTGATCCGTTGAATCATGTAGCAACCGTATTATGCTCATCAGGGACTACTGGTTTACCAAAAGGAGTTATGATTACTCATGATAACATCGCAACAAGACACAATCAATTAAC aGATACAAGATTAAGCGAATTAAACCATGAAACTCTTTGCGCTTGTTTGCCATTTTTTCACTCATTTGGATTTATGATGATCGCATCTGGAATTCCAAAACGAAGCACTTTCGTAATTATGCAAAGATTTGACGAAGAAGTATTCTTAAAAGCTATCAATGATTTCAAGATTAACGTCATCTATATTGTTCCACCaattgcaaattttttggCAAGATCTCCATTAccattaaattacaatttaaaaagctTGGAAGAAATTCTAGTAGGAGCAGCACCATTAAGCCAAGAAATTGaagcaaaactttttgaaag aaaCCCCACCATAAAAAATTTGCGTCAAGGTTATGGTTTAACAGAGGGAACaataacattaacattaatgagaacaaaagaaagaaaacttGGATCATCCGGAAAATTAGTTCCATCCGTTTCCGGATGTGTAAAAGACATAAAAACTGGTGAACTTTTAGGACCAAACCAAGTAGGAGAACTATGTTTTAAAGGCAAAATGGTCACAAAAGGTTATTACAAAAATCCAGAAGCTACAAAATTAGCCTATAAAGATGGTTGGCTTCATACAGGCGATATTGGTTATTTTGATGAAGAaggatttatatttattgttgatCGACTTAAAGAACTAATTAAGTACAAAGCTTTTCAAGTTCCCCCAGCGGAAATCGAAggaattttattaacacatcCAGGAATTAAAGATGTGGGGGTTGTTGGAAAACCAGATGCGATTGCAGGAGAATTACCAACGGCTTTTGTCGTTCGAAATCCGGGGAAGGAAGTTAGCGAAcaagaaattgttgattttgtcgCTAGGGAAGTATCGAAACCGAAACAGTTACATGGTGGagtttattttgttgattcTATACCGAAAACTGCTAGCGGAAAAATAATGAGGAGAGTGTTGAAGGAAAtgttgattaataaaattgaataa
- the LOC111422443 gene encoding probable arginine--tRNA ligase, mitochondrial, whose amino-acid sequence MPVKLKLYLARKIIDSLKKKNPTFSALELKPLFSVSNNTESSIQMEISLTKMENFFGISNASEILRIEPDEIITKVTTVKDRANRKICFNINPNIFFKEVIDHGGAPDMHADQKNVVVEFSSPNIAKPFHAGHLRSTIIGNFVSNLNAYMNNKVTRINYLGDWGTQFGLIKVGVKELNLSENDIKQNPIQLLYESYVHANALASKNDEINKRAREEFLKLEKGSVEDVNSWQTYINFTISELKGIYDRLGVHFDEYNYESMYGAKQIKEVVDQMHKRKVVKVTHDGKTVANIQDRSVTVMKSDGSTLYITRDIAAAMDRFKKYEFHKMYYVVENGQNDHFNALKDILYQMDLPWAGRLKHVKFGRVRGMSTRKGNVVFLKDILDETKELMTQRQLNSPTTKVPITDTRTSDILGVSCVIINDLKQRRQKDYEFSWERALQVQGDGGIKLQYTHSRLCNLEKNSGGVAAKECNPEYLKEPVIMDLVKEMGKFNDVISRSEEQLEACILVTYLFHLCNHINKALKVLQVKNQTPEIAAQRLLLFNTSRTILRQGMLILGLKPLTEM is encoded by the exons ATGCCGGTTaagttgaaattgtatttagCACGTAAG attatagacagtttaaaaaagaaaaatccaaCATTTTCGGCATTAGAATTAAAGCCATTATTCTCAGTAAGTAATAACACGGAATCGTCAATACAAATGGAAATATCATTAACTAAAATGGAAAATTTCTTTGGAATATCAAACGCAAGCGAAATCTTAAGAATAGAACCCGatgaaattataacaaaagtaaCAACAGTAAAAGATAGAGCAAAccgaaaaatttgttttaatataaacccCAACATATTTTTCAAAGAAGTCATTGATCACGGTGGAGCTCCCGATATGCATGCTGATCAAAAGAACGTTGTTGTTGAATTTAGTTCCCCAAATATTGCAAAACCATTTCACGCTGGTCATTTAAGATCAACAATTATAGGAAATTTCGTTTCGAATTTAAATGCGTACATGAATAATAAAGTAACTAGGATTAATTATTTAGGAGATTGGGGGACACAATTTGGGTTGATTAAAGTTGGCGTTAAAGAACTAAATTTATctgaaaatgatattaaacaaaatccaATTCAATTATTGTATGAATCGTACGTTCACGCGAATGCATTAGCGAGTAAAAACgacgaaattaataaaagagctcgagaagaatttttaaaattagaaaaaggTTCCGTCGAAGACGTAAATTCATGGCAAACGTACATTAATTTCACCATTTCCGAGTTAAAAGGTATCTATGATCGACTTGGAGTACATTTTGACGAATACAATTATGAATCGATGTATGGGGCCAAACAAATTAAAGAAGTTGTTGATCAAATGCacaaaagaaaagttgttaaagTGACTCACGACGGAAAAACGGTCGCTAATATTCAAGATAGAAGTGTGACTGTTATGAAAAGTGATGGAAGCACTTTATACATTACAAGAGATATTGCAGCTGCTATGGATAGATTTAAAAAGTACGAATTCCATAAGATGTATTATGTCGTTGAAAACGGACAAAACGATCATTTTAATGCacttaaagatattttatatcaaatggATTTACCTTGGGCTGGACGGCTTAAACATGTTAAATTTGGAAGGGTTCGTGGGATGAGTACAAGAAAAGGAAATGTGGTATTTCTTAAggatattttagatgaaacCAAAGAACTTATGACTCAAAGACAATTAAATTCACCAA caACGAAGGTTCCAATAACAGATACAAGAACATCAGATATTTTGGGTGTTTCATGTGtaataataaacgatttaaaacaaCGAAGACAAAAGGACTATGAATTCAGTTGGGAAAGAGCACTACAA gttcaaggaGATGGTGGCATAAAATTACAATACACCCACTCAAGGTTATGcaatttagaaaagaattcTGGAGGGGTAGCTGCTAAAGAATGTAATCCTGAATACTTAAAAGAACCAGTTATAATGGATTTAGTTAAAGAAATGGGGAAATTTAATGATGTAATAAGTAGGTCTGAAGAGCAATTAGAAGCTTGTATTTTGGTTACATATCTATTCCATTTATg TAACCATATAAATAAAGCTTTGAAAGTGCTGCAAGTTAAAAATCAAACTCCAGAAATTGCTGCTCAAcgattattactttttaatactTCCAGAACAATACTACGACAGGGTATGTTGATCTTAGGATTAAAACCACTTACTGAAatgtaa
- the LOC111422409 gene encoding transient receptor potential channel pyrexia yields the protein MVCATEESRSIAMENLGFQDVTQPPKFGRSVSVNVEAESFPLYHTPPSSILRWRRYRGDPQEMLEEEYPSEDIVYMECGPSPPSDHTPNIYESFEEFSSNHELTVQICHDTIKMNLLEHMKSFSGRHQFLDDIESKKTVSENLNAQMLGASKFEINTAFLWAAFLKRWDILQGLLDLGAQLQYYEPNQGLSALHLAAFSGCIPGTQFLIALGSDVNACFKCYTPLHCAAFGDSPETAMVLLNNSARVGTLTSNPNNCQESVLHCAVRANAIACVRLFIVEGADVGQVEYAGISPVHLAADLGHAQCLRIMLDPKNVNVNAKTKEREQTALHLAAEGGYTECIEILLEKGADTNSQNHRGQTPLHLAARAQAYDCVEMLLRKGADANIVDYDRRSALHAAVGKAARSYDIIEALVTWGADVNAKDQYGYTPLHIAALNELSQGVEVLIFHGADITAKSKFGMTALGIITRKTPASLAMITQKLDAAITLHHHPESSNREVELRLDFRSILQHSHPKEINFLNTFVDEGQKEILLHPLCSAFLYLKWEKIRKYYIARMLISVIFVLSLSLYVLTALAHNCYNQGKNMNESQPQNLFELCEKKSMLGHMLRHNPFVIEMQWYVLVSITGCEILRKIYGIVGYPTVRQYLSHPENILEWSVIASVFVISFIYTGRTYTWQNHVGAFAVLFGWTNIMLMIGQLPIFGSYVAMYTRVQGEFAKLLLAYSCLLIGFAISFCVIFPDSSSFANPFIGLITVMVMMTGELSLDLLLEDSDDPPFLLEISAQVTFILFLFFVTVILMNLLVGIAVHDIQGLQKTAGLSKLVRQTKLISYIELALFNGYLPSYMLNLLHWTALVSPKAYRVVLNVKPLNPREKRLPRDILKSAHEIAKKRKHYGHTISSHGSTATSYGKKKWMNNNVDRIETTDLVIDYSNYINNLQVTVDRANEKIDLLTNEIKELKSILLDTIKSMEPSSSNKEDTNSNC from the coding sequence ATGGTTTGTGCAACAGAAGAATCTCGTTCAATAGCAATGGAAAATCTCGGATTTCAAGACGTAACGCAACCTCCGAAATTCGGACGATCAGTTTCGGTTAATGTAGAAGCCGAGAGTTTTCCTTTATACCACACACCACCATCATCGATTTTACGATGGAGAAGGTACCGAGGAGATCCTCAAGAAATGCTCGAAGAAGAATATCCTTCCGAAGATATCGTTTACATGGAATGTGGTCCATCCCCACCATCGGATCATACCCCAAATATTTACGAAAGTTTCGAAGAATTTTCTTCAAACCACGAACTGACCGTGCAAATTTGTCACGACACCAtcaaaatgaatttgttagaACATATGAAATCGTTTTCGGGGCGACATCAATTTTTGGATGATATTGAGAGTAAGAAAACGGTTTCGGAAAATTTAAACGCACAAATGTTGGGTGCGTCAAAATTTGAGATAAACACGGCATTTTTGTGGGCTGCTTTTTTGAAACGTTGGGATATTTTACAAGGTTTGTTGGATTTGGGGGCACAATTACAATATTATGAACCAAACCAAGGATTAAGTGCTCTTCATTTAGCCGCATTTAGCGGCTGTATACCTGGAACTCAATTTTTAATCGCTTTAGGATCGGATGTAAACgcttgttttaaatgttacacTCCGTTACATTGTGCTGCATTCGGAGATTCTCCGGAAACCGCAatggttttattaaacaattccGCTAGAGTTGGAACTTTAACTTCAAATCCTAATAATTGTCAAGAAAGTGTTTTACATTGCGCTGTTCGAGCAAACGCAATCGCTTGTGTTCGATTATTTATAGTTGAAGGAGCTGATGTTGGGCAAGTGGAATATGCTGGGATTTCACCCGTTCATTTAGCAGCCGATTTAGGACATGCGCAATGTTTAAGAATTATGTTAGatccaaaaaatgttaatgttaacGCTAAAACGAAAGAAAGAGAACAAACCGCGTTACATTTAGCTGCTGAAGGTGGATACACAGAATGCATAGAAATTCTTTTAGAAAAAGGAGCTGATACTAATTCACAAAATCATCGGGGACAAACACCACTTCATTTAGCAGCAAGAGCTCAAGCTTATGACTGCGTTGAAATGCTTTTGAGAAAAGGTGCTGACGCAAATATAGTGGATTATGATCGAAGATCTGCATTACATGCTGCAGTTGGAAAAGCAGCGAGATCTTATGATATTATTGAAGCTTTAGTTACTTGGGGAGCGGATGTAAATGCAAAAGATCAATATGGTTACACACCATTACACATTGCAGCTTTAAACGAATTATCACAAGGTGTTGAGGTGTTAATATTTCATGGTGCTGATATAACCGCGAAATCTAAATTTGGAATGACAGCTTTAGGGATAATAACAAGAAAAACACCAGCTTCTTTAGCAATGATTACTCAGAAATTGGACGCTGCGATAACTTTACATCATCATCCTGAATCGTCAAATCGCGAAGTTGAGTTACGATTAGATTTTAGGAGTATTTTACAACATTCTCATccgaaagaaattaattttttgaatactttTGTTGACGAGGGCCAAAAAGAGATTTTGCTCCATCCTTTATGCTCggcttttttatatttgaaatggGAAAAAATCCGCAAATATTATATCGCGCGAATGTTAATTagtgttattttcgttttaagtTTATCGCTTTATGTTTTAACCGCTTTAGCACATAATTGTTATAATCAAGGAAAGAATATGAATGAAAGTCAACcgcaaaatttatttgaattatgtGAAAAGAAATCAATGCTCGGTCATATGTTAAGACATAATCCTTTTGTAATTGAAATGCAATGGTATGTTTTGGTTAGTATAACGGGTTGTGAGATTTTACGAAAAATTTATGGGATTGTTGGTTATCCAACTGTTCGCCAATATTTATCTCATCCCGAAAATATATTGGAGTGGAGTGTTATTGCCTCTGTGtttgtaatttcttttatttatacgGGAAGGACTTATACTTGGCAAAATCATGTTGGCGCTTTTGCCGTACTTTTTGGTTGGACAAATATAATGTTGATGATTGGTCAACTTCCCATTTTTGGTTCCTATGTTGCAATGTACACACGTGTACAAGGTGAATTCGCAAAGTTACTATTAGCTTATTCTTGTTTATTAATAGGTTTCGCAATTAGTTTTTGTGTAATCTTTCCTGATTCCTCTTCATTTGCAAATCCATTTATAGGTTTAATAACAGTTATGGTTATGATGACTGGTGAATTAAGTTTAGATCTTTTATTAGAAGATAGCGACGACCCaccatttttattagaaattagTGCTCAAGTCACATTTATactatttcttttctttgtaaCTGTAATTTTAATGAACCTATTAGTCGGTATAGCAGTACACGATATTCAGGGATTACAAAAAACGGCTGGTTTATCAAAACTAGTCAGACAAACCAAGTTAATCTCATACATAGAATTAGCTTTATTTAATGGTTACCTTCCCAgttatatgttaaatttattacattgGACAGCTTTGGTTTCACCTAAAGCTTATCgagttgttttaaatgttaaaccGTTAAATCCAAGGGAAAAACGATTACCTAGAGACATTTTAAAATCCGCCCATGAAATtgcgaaaaaaagaaaacattacgGACATACCATTTCTTCGCATGGTAGTACAGCTACCAGTTATGGCAAAAAGAAATGGATGAACAATAATGTCGATCGCATCGAAACCACTGACTTGGTAATTGATTACAgcaattatataaataatttacaagtTACAGTTGATAGAGCGAACGAAAAGATTGATTTGTTAACTAATGAGATTAAAGAACTAAAAAGTATATTATTGGATACTATAAAATCAATGGAACCATCGAGTTCTAATAAGGAAGATACCAACAGTAATTGTTAG